From the Quercus lobata isolate SW786 chromosome 6, ValleyOak3.0 Primary Assembly, whole genome shotgun sequence genome, one window contains:
- the LOC115995483 gene encoding uncharacterized protein LOC115995483 has product MRALGQRSIASSFLSRSSNSSNDFKEGVQNKASKKGSHVSLADFLDRKLHTTSVPPRTVQGKSRPFSSLLGPSPRESSGSIDGHNGANKGGEAETNCVTDKVFFEQFKHTGEDTGDCGGSCSFGEVESCNIDEAQESRKRKNPFQGAGGDEKYVARKHLLVLGGDPKPKEKGKDEKYNSKKKRRPLYNHYANGCGWWDCNMEGVDNEEVGFSEVWEGVGSTTLGGIEWH; this is encoded by the exons ATGAGGGCTTTGGGGCAGCGCTCTATCGCTTCCTCATTTCTCTCTCGCTCTTCTAATTC TTCAAATGATTTTAAAGAAGGTGTTCAGAACAAAGCTTCGAAGAAGGGCTCACACGTGTCGCTCGCGGACTTCCTTGACAGGAAACTGCATACTACTTCTGTGCCACCCAGAACGGTTCAG GGAAAGTCGAGGCCTTTTTCATCATTGCTGGGTCCAAGTCCAAGAGAATCAAGTGGCTCCATTGATGGCCATAATGGGGCCAACAAAGGTGGGGAAGCAGAGACAAATTGTGTGACGGATAAAGTGTTTTTTGAACAGTTCAAGCATACTGGTGAAGACACAGGAGATTGTGGAGGTTCATGTAGTTTTGGTGAAGTGGAAAGTTGTAACATAGATGAAGCGCAAGAatcaagaaaaaggaagaaccCATTTCAAG GTGCAGGTGGTGACGAGAAATATGTTGCTCGAAAGCATTTGTTAGTTCTTGGAGGTGAtccaaaaccaaaggaaaaaggaaaggatGAGAAATATAATAGCAAGAAGAAGCGAAGACCTCTTTACAATCACT ATGCCAATGGCTGTGGCTGGTGGGATTGCAACATGGAAGGTGTTGACAACGAAGAAGTAGGCTTCAGTGAGGTATGGGAAGGGGTGGGCTCTACCACATTAGGAGGAATAGAGTGGCATTGA
- the LOC115950010 gene encoding zinc finger BED domain-containing protein RICESLEEPER 1-like — protein MASHSRHLLPFSLFLTSSVFTSSVSHSQFFTYSLKLSQTLTISHSIKSKPFPQIQTTASPNPNSKEQTLAASNAVTQSPLRLQRLAPPPLSTPLFIATAGVLTPCTLHGVSKFYTGLKADSSLQVSVSALKFETHTPTVFFKVMETNTNEPSVQTPAATEDDGVIPTQVEDSTATQAEAAAASELPPVPPCQVSMTAPVSGGCSGRKKSVVWGHFEKVKIGEGDTSKTKAICNYCQKSYNADSKSCGTSNLLAHVPICPKNPNREDVVRGQKTLAFVPKKDGEDGFHLVSTSFSVEAARKALAEMVIIDELPFRYVEGYGFKKFVSTLQPKLRLKDIPSRQTVARDVIGIYNSEREKLRKSLKGCRVCLTTDTWTSIQNLNYMCLTCHFIDDAWKLHKRILNFCQVEDHKGETIGRKIEMSLREWGIDGIFTLTVDNASSNLTTIKFLQRVTKDWNGAVLGNEYMHMRCCAHILNLIVGEGLKEIDASVAKVREAVRYVKSSPNRSQTFRSFMERLGMESKSLLSLDVPTRWNSTYIMLETAEKFEKVFLRMDFEDDGYSSYFRTKEDSGGLGSPCMTDFQNCRVFVTFLRLFYNATKKFSGSLYVTSNAFYDEIFVIQESISNLVKSQNTLLKSTATNMQTKFEKYWGEGEKINPLLYVAVVFDPRKKLRFLKFSFSEIYGNAVAEVMVDKVKDLLFKLYNFYTCIHSPNVQDQSGSDRTELETDASDPYVMVHSRYERFLQVEQSVDCSNELERYLAENCDGRKDENFEILEWWRDNCNRYQVLSKVVKGVLAVPVSTVASESAFSTGGRIVDPFRSALSPLMVQNLVCSQNWLQATVPISHRQSRDDVEALEEELLDLGNMLKF, from the exons ATGGCTTCCCATTCACGCCATCTCCTTCCCTTTTCACTCTTCCTCACCTCTTCAGTCTTCACTTCTTCAGTCTCACACTCTCAGTTCTTTACCtactctctcaaactctctcaaactctcacaATCTCACACTCTATAAAGTCTAAACCGTTTCCCCAAATCCAAACTACTGCTTctccaaatccaaattctaaagaACAAACCCTAGCCGCCTCCAATGCCGTTACCCAGTCCCCTCTCCGCCTCCAACGCCTAGCACCGCCGCCGCTGTCCACTCCTCTCTTCATAGCTACCGCCGGAGTCCTCACCCCGTGTACTCTTCACGGAGTAAGTAAG ttttataCGGGATTGAAAGCTGACTCCAGTCTCCAAGTATCAGTATCTGCTCTGAAGTTTGAAACCCATACACCCACGGTTTTCTTCAAG gtCATGGAAACCAACACTAATGAACCCTCTGTCCAAACACCAGCTGCTACAGAAGATGATGGTGTTATTCCCACCCAAGTCGAAGATTCTACTGCTACCCAAGCTGAAGCAGCTGCTGCTTCTGAGTTGCCCCCAGTTCCACCATGCCAAGTGAGTATGACAGCTCCTGTTAGTGGTGGTTGTAGTGGTAGGAAAAAGTCTGTTGTTTGGGGTCACtttgaaaaagtaaagataGGTGAGGGTGATACTAGTAAAACTAAGGCTATCTGTAATTATTGTCAAAAATCTTATAATGCTGATAGTAAGAGTTGTGGTACTAGTAATTTGTTAGCTCATGTGCCAATATGTCCCAAGAACCCTAATAGAGAAGATGTAGTTAGAGGGCAGAAAACATTAgcttttgtacccaaaaaggaTGGAGAAGATGGATTCCACCTTGTGTCAACATCCTTTTCTGTTGAGGCTGCTAGAAAGGCATTGGCCGAAATGGTCATAATTGATGAGTTGCCTTTTAGGTATGTCGAGGGGTATGGGTTTAAGAAATTTGTGAGTACCTTACAACCTAAGCTTAGATTAAAGGATATCCCATCTCGTCAAACTGTGGCTAGGGATGTGATTGGCATTTataatagtgagagagagaagctaaGGAAATCCTTGAAGGGTTGTAGGGTGTGTCTCACTACGGACACATGGacttctattcaaaatttaaattatatgtgtCTGACTTGTCACTTTATTGATGATGCTTGGAAATTACATAAGAGAATTCtaaatttttgtcaagttgaaGACCACAAGGGGGAGACAATAGGTAGAAAAATTGAGATGTCGTTGCGTGAGTGGGGTATTGATGGGATATTCACCTTGACGGTGGATAATGCTAGTTcaaatttaacaacaattaaatttttgcaaagGGTGACTAAAGATTGGAATGGGGCAGTTTTAGGAAATGAGTACATGCACATGAGGTGTTGTGCCCATATCCTAAACCTCATTGTGGGGGAGGGTTTAAAAGAGATAGATGCATCTGTTGCTAAGGTGCGTGAAGCTGTGAGGTATGTGAAGTCCTCACCCAATAGAAGTCAAACTTTTAGGAGTTTTATGGAGAGGTTAGGTATGGAGTCCAAGAGTCTTCTCAGTCTAGATGTACCTACTAGGTGGAACTCGACCTATATCATGTTAGAAACTGctgaaaaatttgagaaagtgtTCCTCCGAATGGATTTTGAAGATGATGGTTATTCGTCGTACTTTAGGACCAAGGAAGATAGTGGTGGTTTGGGGTCTCCATGTATGACTGATTTCCAAAATTGTAGGGTGTTTGTGACTTTCTTAAGGCTGTTTTATAATGCAACAAAGAAATTTTCTGGTTCATTGTATGTTACTTCAAATGCCTTCTATGATGAGATCTTTGTTATTCAGGAGAGTATTTCCAATTTAGTTAAATCCCAAAACACTCTCTTGAAAAGCACAGCCACAAACATGCAAACTAAGTTTGAGAAGTATTGGGGGGAAGGGGAGAAAATTAATCCTCTTTTGTATGTGGCTGTGGTCTTTGATCCACgaaaaaaattgaggtttttgaagttttcaTTTTCTGAGATTTATGGGAATGCAGTTGCAGAAGTGATGGTTGATAAGGTGAAAGACCTTTTGTTtaagttgtataatttttacaCTTGTATTCATTCACCAAATGTGCAAGATCAAAGTGGGAGTGATAGGACAGAATTAGAAACTGATGCTAGTGATCCATATGTGATGGTTCATTCGCGATATGAACGGTTTTTGCAAGTTGAGCAATCTGTAGATTGTAGTAATGAGCTTGAGAGGTATTTGGCTGAAAACTGTGATGGTAGAAaggatgaaaattttgagatattgGAGTGGTGGAGGGACAATTGTAATAGGTACCAAGTGTTGTCTAAAGTAGTTAAGGGTGTGCTGGCTGTGCCAGTTTCCACTGTTGCATCTGAGTCAGCATTTAGCACTGGAGGTCGAATTGTTGATCCATTTCGAAGTGCACTATCTCCTCTCATGGTTCAAAACCTTGTAtgttcacaaaattggcttcaaGCCACAGTTCCAATTTCTCATCGCCAGTCAAGGGATGATGTTGAGGCATTGGAGGAGGAGTTACTTGACTTAGGTAATAtgcttaaattctga
- the LOC115950011 gene encoding uncharacterized protein LOC115950011 encodes MYLQGIPDEIMCRAFPTILKGPVRVWFSKIPPNTVSSFEELSKLFVNNFIGGQRHKCSSSSLLTIEQGENESLRSFITHFNREALTVDEMDDKLLLAAFHNGVNFDLFIHKIYEKEPQTMAKLVHSTPNFMNAEDAIIAKKRKRAERMEIDRPCHPKQGPCPKKGRTGEKKDQDNKIGLPVRNQQYTPLNTPLEQVLMQIKDDPSLKWPEKMKGDPNKRNRNKYYRFHRDHGHDMDECYNLKQQIENLIRQGKLRNFLG; translated from the coding sequence ATGTACCTTCAAGGGATTCCAGACGAGATTATGTGTAGAGCCTTTCCTACCATCCTCAAAGGACCAGTGCGAGTGTGGTTCAGTAAGATCCCTCCTAACACGGTGAGTTCTTTCGAAGAGTTGAGTAAGTTGTTTGTCAATAATTTTATTGGAGGACAAAGGCATAAATGTTCCTCGTCCAGTTTGTTAACCATTGAACAAGGGGAGAATGAAAGCCTGCGATCCTTCATTACTCATTTCAACAGGGAAGCCCTGACAGTGGATGAGATGGATGACAAGTTATTGTTGGCAGCCTTCCATAATGGAGTCAACTTTGACTTATTCATCCACAAAATTTACGAGAAAGAGCCTCAAACCATGGCCAAACTCGTCCATTCAACcccaaattttatgaatgcggaAGACGCGATtatagccaagaagaggaaaagagccGAGAGAATGGAAATTGATCGTCCATGTCATCCAAAACAAGGTCCttgtccaaagaagggacggacgggagaaaagaaagatcaaGATAACAAGATAGGCCTGCCGGTACGGAATCAGCAATATACGCCTTTGAATACGCCGCTTGAACAGGttcttatgcaaatcaaggacgatcCTTCTTTGAAGTGGCCggagaaaatgaagggagatcccaacaaGCGCAATAGGAACAAGTATTACCGCTTCCACAGGGACCATGGGCATGACATGGATGAATGCTACAATCTGAAACAGCAGATTGAAAATCTCATCAGACAAGGAAAGTTGAGAAATTTCCTTGGATGA